Proteins encoded in a region of the Lepeophtheirus salmonis chromosome 6, UVic_Lsal_1.4, whole genome shotgun sequence genome:
- the CngA gene encoding cyclic nucleotide-gated cation channel subunit A produces MLESNHTKNTLKMNYCMSKIKSWSNGGVKKIKSTNEIIFDTSKPYFYKWLSIVNLVVLYNIIFVIGRSVFWELENLIPIGWRILDHTSDIIYMIDIFVRMHEGYLEQGLLVRDSTKLRKRYLKSKYFILDILSIFPMDIYYIFLSDTCFETVPCPVIARLNRVLRLDRTVEFFEKTETRTNFPNAFRITKVVLSILVLIHWNACIFFAISFAIGFGVDGWVYQGSPNLATQYIYSFYWSTLTLTTIGETPQPAADIEYLFVTVDFLIGVLIFATIVGNIGSMITNMNAARADFQNKMDAVKQYMVFRKVGKDLENRVIKWFDYLWSNKQSMDEESVLSMLPDKLKAEIAIHVHLDTLKKVRIFQDCEKGLLVDLVLKLKLQVFSPGDYVCRKGDVGKEMYIIKRGKLDVVADDGKTVFVTLGDGAVFGEVSILNIPGNKTGNRRTANVRSVGYSDLFSLSKDDLWDTLSEYPEAKRNLLEKGKQILMKDNLIDEDRARQEEAEQESISQKLQRLELHIDGMSTRLARLLGEYSSFQLKIKQRLTRLEKDN; encoded by the exons CTGGAGTCAAATCACacaaaaaatacacttaaaatgaattactgtatGTCCAAAATCAAATCATGGAGTAATGGAGGGGTGAAAAAGATTAAATCAACAAATGAAATCATCTTTGATACGAGTAAACCTTATTTCTATAAG TGGCTCTCCATTGTCAATTTGGTTGTCCTCTATAATATTATCTTTGTGATTGGTCGCTCAGTTTTTTGGGAACTAGAGAATTTAATACCCATAGGATGGAGGATTCTTGATCACACGtcagatataatatatatgattgaCATTTTTGTTAGAATGCATGAAGGATATTTAGAGCAAGGACTCCTGGTTAGGGATTCGACTAAATTACGAAAGcgttatttaaaatcaaaatattttatccttgaTATACTGAGTATATTCCCCatggatatttattatatatttttatcggATACTTGTTTTGAAACAGTACCTTGTCCGGTCATTGCACGACTCAATCGAGTTCTTCGCCTTGATAGAACGGTAGAGTTCTTTGAAAAGACTGAGACCAGAACCAATTTTCCAAATGCTTTTCGAATAACGAAAGTTGTACTCTCAATATTAGTGTTAATACATTGGAATGcctgtatattttttgcaattagtTTTGCAATTGGGTTCGGCGTTGATGGATGGGTTTATCAAGGAAGTCCCAATTTAgcaacacaatatatatatagtttctaTTGGTCCACGCTCACTCTCACAACAATTGGTGAAACTCCTCAACCCGCTGCAGATATCGAATATCTTTTTGTCACAGTGGATTTCCTCATTGGAGTTCTTATTTTTGCTACGATCGTTGGTAATATTGGTTCCATGATCACAAACATGAATGCCGCTCGAGctgattttcaaaataagatgGACGCTGTCAAGCAATATATGGTTTTTCGAAAAGTGGGTAAGGATCTAGAGAATCGAGTTATCAAATGGTTTGACTATTTATGGAGCAACAAGCAATCCATGGATGAAGAGTCAGTTTTAAGCATGCTACCCGATAAACTCAAAGCCGAAATTGCAATTCATGTTCATTTGGATACACTCAAAAAAGTGAGAATATTTCAAGATTGTGAAAAAGGTCTTTTGGTGGACCTTGTTCTTAAATTAAAACTCCAAGTATTCTCTCCTGGAGACTACGTTTGTCGCAAAGGGGATGTTGGTAAAGAGATGTACATTATCAAAAGAGGAAAACTTGATGTTGTTGCAGATGATGGGAAAACGGTCTTCGTTACTCTTGGGGATGGGGCTGTCTTTGGGGAAGTGagcattttaaatattccaGGAAATAAAACGGGGAATCGAAGAACTGCCAATGTAAGAAGTGTTGGCTATTCCGATCTATTTTCTCTTTCAAAGGATGATTTATGGGATACATTGTCAGAATATCCAGAGGCGAAAAGAAA TCTTTTAGAGAAGGGGAAACAGATCTTAATGAAAGACAATCTCATTGATGAAGATCGTGCTCGACAAGAAGAAGCTGAACAGGAGTCCATAAGCCAGAAACTACAGAGATTAG AACTTCACATTGACGGAATGTCTACGCGTTTGGCTCGACTGTTAGGAGAATACTCTAGTTTTCAACTTAAGATTAAGCAACGGCTAACTCGACTGgagaaagataattaa